Proteins encoded by one window of Esox lucius isolate fEsoLuc1 chromosome 4, fEsoLuc1.pri, whole genome shotgun sequence:
- the LOC105026700 gene encoding uncharacterized protein LOC105026700 isoform X4, whose product MNNKEKLGKPSSACPRVKVIVVSKRGRLKSGNSWANGSFVVSGQVVKRDNKDLQGEGKEDTGKELEAPSKMEIKIRQNINAKKSGAQVMGKDAGPMYKHLDKDSVIKLLETKACTVSFGPGNNEEKGYCYPILISFLRNLTDEQWQALYEALKSPMNSEDLVKLCKTIVTFISLTTLHILVPALARILGVTGCQEDNIDSTKRASSAKPFAAFQQERLQLIREVKYLAKEIHNSGSGAHIFRSRTPNSPQRRRTKGIAGRVQTSQYLRI is encoded by the exons atgaacaacaaagaaaaacttgGTAAGCCTAGTTCGGCCTGTCCGCGAGTGAAAGTGATTGTGGTGAGCAAGAGAGGACGTTTGAAGAGCGGCAATTCATGGGCCAATGGCAGCTTTGTTGTAAGTGGCCAG GTTGTAAAGAGGGACAACAAGGATCTTcagggagaggggaaagaggataCTGGAAAAGAACTGGAAGCCCCGTCCAAAATGGAGATCAAAATAAGACAAAATATTAATGCCAAGAAATCAGGGGCGCAGGTCATGGGCAAAGATGCAG GACCCATGTATAAACATCTGGACAAAGATTCTGTGATCAAACTCCTGGAGACCAAAGCTTGTACGGTTTCCTTCGGCCCAGGAAACAATGAAGAGAAAGGATACTGCTACCCAATCCTCATATCCTTCCTGCGAAATCTCACTGATGA GCAGTGGCAGGCACTCTATGAAGCACTTAAAAGCCCT ATGAACTCAGAAGATCTTGTCAAATTGTGCAAGACCATAGTGACTTTTATTTCCCTGACCACTCTTCACATCCTGGTGCCCGCCCTGGCCCGCATACTGGGAGTGACAGGCTGTCAAGAGGACAACATTGACTCAACTAAGAGGGCCAGCAGCGCAAAACCCTTTGCTGCCTTTCAGCAGGAAAGACTGCAGCTCATCAGGGAAGTGAAGTATCTGGCAAAGGAGATTCATAATAGTGGCAGTGGAGCACATATTTTCAGGTCCAGAACACCCAATAG CCCTCAAAGAAGAAGAACAAAAGGGATTGCAGGAAGGGTTCAGACCTCTCAATACCTGAGGATCTGA